The following are from one region of the Cyanobium sp. AMD-g genome:
- a CDS encoding sulfate/molybdate ABC transporter ATP-binding protein, with protein sequence MGIRVANVSKNFGDFRAVDDVSVDVESGSLVALLGPSGSGKSTLLRLIAGLEEADAGRIWITGEEATQRSVQERQVGFVFQHFALFKHRNVRRNVAFGLELRRWKPEAIRRRVDELLDLVHLRGYGSRFPSQLSGGQRQRVALARALAVQPQVLLLDEPFSALDAKVRKELRAWLRNLHDEMHVTTVIVTHDQEEAMEVADRIVVMNEGRVEQIGSPAEIYDHPASPFVMSFVGAVNELPSGALPVRRGAVPPLPSEGRIFVRPHHVQVHATPQPGTVPARLRRLTHMGRDLQAELVLDTEEVVVAQFPREEVDYANLKPGDRLHVISRQAHAFQPDYSI encoded by the coding sequence ATGGGCATCCGCGTCGCCAACGTCAGCAAGAACTTCGGCGATTTCCGCGCCGTGGACGACGTCAGCGTCGACGTGGAAAGCGGCTCACTGGTGGCCCTGCTGGGGCCGTCCGGATCGGGCAAAAGCACCCTGCTGCGCCTGATCGCCGGGCTGGAGGAGGCCGATGCCGGCCGCATCTGGATCACCGGCGAGGAGGCCACCCAACGCTCGGTGCAGGAGCGCCAGGTGGGCTTCGTGTTCCAGCATTTCGCCCTGTTCAAGCACCGCAACGTGCGCCGCAATGTGGCCTTCGGCCTTGAGCTGCGCCGCTGGAAGCCCGAGGCGATCCGCCGCCGGGTCGACGAGCTGCTCGACCTGGTGCACCTGCGCGGCTACGGCAGCCGCTTCCCCTCCCAGCTGTCCGGCGGCCAGCGCCAGCGGGTGGCCCTGGCCCGGGCCCTGGCGGTGCAGCCCCAGGTGCTGCTGCTCGATGAACCCTTCAGCGCCCTCGATGCCAAGGTGCGCAAGGAGCTGCGCGCCTGGTTACGCAATCTCCACGACGAGATGCACGTCACCACGGTGATCGTGACCCACGACCAGGAGGAGGCCATGGAGGTGGCTGATCGGATCGTGGTGATGAACGAAGGGCGGGTGGAGCAGATCGGCTCTCCGGCGGAGATCTACGACCATCCCGCGTCCCCCTTCGTGATGAGCTTTGTGGGAGCCGTCAACGAACTGCCCAGCGGCGCCCTGCCCGTGCGCCGCGGCGCCGTGCCGCCGCTGCCGTCGGAAGGGCGGATCTTCGTGCGCCCCCACCACGTGCAGGTCCATGCCACTCCCCAGCCGGGCACGGTGCCGGCACGCCTGCGGCGCCTCACCCACATGGGCCGCGACCTGCAGGCGGAACTGGTGCTCGACACCGAAGAGGTGGTGGTGGCCCAGTTTCCCCGGGAAGAGGTCGACTACGCCAACCTCAAACCCGGCGACCGACTGCATGTGATCAGCCGCCAGGCCCACGCCTTTCAGCCGGATTATTCAATCTGA
- the cysT gene encoding sulfate ABC transporter permease subunit CysT, giving the protein MTPAPLRRWRPPALSLPSWPWRITWTYLGLILFLPLGAMLLRAAEVGPAGFWAMATTPEAIATYKVSFGLALVASVINGVFGLVVAWALVRCRFPGQRLLDALIDLPFALPTAVAGLALTAVYSTNGWLGQPLNEAFGLKVAFAAPGVTMAMVFISLPFVVRTVEPVLRSLEKEQEEASWCLGASPLQTTVRVVLPQLLPAILGGVAQGYSRAVGEYGSVVMISSNVPFRDLITPTLIIQKLEEYDFEAATVIGSVMLIFSLSSLLVINLLQVWGQRYQGDAA; this is encoded by the coding sequence ATGACCCCCGCCCCGCTGCGTCGCTGGCGCCCGCCTGCCCTGAGCCTGCCCAGCTGGCCCTGGCGCATCACCTGGACCTACCTCGGCCTGATCCTCTTTTTGCCCCTGGGCGCGATGCTGCTCAGGGCCGCCGAGGTGGGACCCGCCGGTTTCTGGGCGATGGCCACCACGCCGGAGGCCATCGCCACCTACAAGGTCAGCTTCGGCCTGGCCCTGGTGGCCAGCGTGATCAACGGCGTCTTCGGGCTGGTGGTGGCCTGGGCGCTGGTGCGCTGCCGCTTCCCGGGCCAGCGGCTGCTGGATGCCCTGATCGATCTGCCCTTCGCCTTACCCACCGCCGTCGCTGGACTCGCCCTCACGGCGGTATACAGCACCAACGGCTGGCTGGGGCAACCGCTGAACGAGGCCTTTGGCCTCAAGGTGGCCTTTGCCGCCCCCGGAGTGACGATGGCGATGGTGTTCATCTCGCTGCCCTTCGTGGTACGGACGGTGGAGCCGGTGCTGCGCTCCCTGGAGAAGGAGCAGGAGGAAGCCTCCTGGTGCCTGGGGGCCTCGCCCCTGCAGACCACCGTGCGGGTGGTGCTGCCCCAGCTGCTGCCGGCGATCCTCGGTGGGGTGGCCCAGGGCTACAGCCGGGCCGTGGGGGAGTACGGCTCGGTGGTGATGATCTCCAGCAACGTGCCCTTCCGTGACCTGATCACCCCCACCTTGATCATCCAGAAGCTGGAGGAATACGACTTCGAGGCCGCCACCGTGATCGGTTCGGTGATGCTGATCTTTTCCCTGTCCAGCCTGCTGGTGATCAACCTGCTGCAGGTCTGGGGCCAGCGCTACCAGGGCGATGCGGCCTGA
- the cysW gene encoding sulfate ABC transporter permease subunit CysW yields MTIVVPTLETPRPAPAKPSRRQGLGLPAILIPLIACLYVGVVILLPALSVVASAFAKGLGPFLENFQSHELLSALRLTLFATAVAVPCNVIFGLAAATAISRREFRGKALLLSVIDLPFSISPVVVGLMLVLLYSPTHGLLGGVVESLGWRIIFSWPGIVLATIIVTFPFMAREVIPLLEEEGWEQEEAARTLGATNWQVFWKVTLPSVRWAALYGLILTTARALGEFGAVAVVSGNIEGQTQTLPLFVEDAYKNYQTELAFGAAMVLGGVAIVSLLLKLLVEQLLEQDKKASRNPLEG; encoded by the coding sequence ATGACCATCGTTGTTCCCACCTTGGAGACCCCCAGGCCAGCCCCAGCCAAGCCCTCGCGCCGCCAGGGCCTCGGCCTGCCGGCGATCCTGATTCCGCTGATTGCCTGCCTGTACGTGGGGGTGGTGATCCTGCTGCCGGCCCTGAGCGTGGTGGCTTCGGCCTTCGCCAAGGGGCTGGGCCCCTTCCTGGAGAACTTCCAGTCCCACGAATTGCTGTCCGCCCTGCGGCTCACCCTGTTCGCCACCGCCGTGGCGGTGCCCTGCAACGTCATCTTCGGCCTGGCCGCGGCCACCGCCATCTCCCGCCGTGAGTTCCGCGGCAAGGCGCTGCTGCTCAGCGTCATCGACCTGCCCTTCTCGATCTCACCGGTGGTGGTGGGCCTGATGCTGGTGCTGCTCTACAGCCCCACCCATGGGCTGCTGGGCGGTGTGGTGGAGAGCCTGGGCTGGCGCATCATCTTCTCCTGGCCCGGCATCGTTCTGGCCACGATCATCGTCACCTTCCCTTTCATGGCCCGGGAGGTGATCCCTCTGCTTGAGGAGGAGGGCTGGGAGCAGGAGGAGGCCGCCCGCACCCTCGGCGCCACCAACTGGCAGGTGTTCTGGAAGGTGACCCTCCCCTCGGTGCGCTGGGCCGCCCTCTACGGCCTGATCCTCACCACGGCCCGGGCCCTGGGGGAGTTCGGCGCCGTGGCGGTGGTCAGCGGCAACATCGAGGGCCAGACCCAGACCCTGCCCCTGTTCGTGGAGGACGCCTACAAGAACTACCAGACCGAACTGGCCTTCGGCGCGGCGATGGTGCTGGGGGGCGTGGCGATCGTGTCGTTGCTGCTCAAGCTCCTGGTGGAGCAGCTTCTGGAGCAGGACAAGAAGGCGAGCCGGAACCCCCTGGAGGGCTGA
- a CDS encoding cation diffusion facilitator family transporter has protein sequence MAFHSHPHEHRHRQGSPRAFFWGVLLNSGLSGLQLAIGIGFGSLALIGDAIHNLGDVAGLLFGWGAEKLSARPATARFTYGYGRSTQLASLMNAALILMAAGVVIVEGVQRLLDPVPVVSGPVAWAAAAGIVVNLLSARLFGGGHHHDLNRRAAVVHLLTDAAVSAAVLVSALLMPLLGWPWLDAATAIGVGLAVAWSGWELLGEALSASLDAVPRGIDLAAVEAALRSLPGVENVHHLHVWGMSTSRTALTAHLGRSSAGGDDADLLQLAQQRLADLGITHSTLQIEAPGLCSQDPISPPGGSGSPSCPAPEAAPPGA, from the coding sequence ATGGCGTTCCATTCCCACCCGCACGAGCATCGACACCGTCAGGGGTCGCCCAGGGCCTTCTTCTGGGGTGTGCTGCTGAACAGCGGTCTCTCGGGGCTGCAGCTGGCGATCGGCATCGGCTTCGGGTCCCTGGCCCTGATCGGTGATGCCATTCACAACCTCGGTGATGTGGCCGGTCTGCTGTTCGGCTGGGGGGCCGAAAAGCTCAGCGCCCGCCCGGCCACGGCCCGCTTCACCTACGGCTACGGCCGCAGCACCCAGCTGGCCTCGCTGATGAACGCGGCCCTGATCCTGATGGCGGCCGGGGTGGTGATCGTCGAAGGGGTGCAACGGCTGCTGGATCCGGTGCCGGTGGTGAGCGGTCCGGTGGCCTGGGCGGCGGCGGCCGGCATCGTGGTCAACCTGCTCTCGGCCCGTCTGTTCGGCGGCGGTCACCACCACGATCTGAACCGGCGGGCGGCGGTGGTGCACCTGCTCACCGATGCCGCCGTCTCGGCCGCGGTGCTGGTCAGCGCCCTGCTGATGCCGCTGCTGGGCTGGCCGTGGCTGGATGCGGCCACCGCCATCGGTGTGGGGCTGGCGGTGGCCTGGAGCGGCTGGGAACTGCTGGGAGAAGCCCTCAGCGCCAGCCTCGACGCCGTGCCCCGGGGCATCGACCTGGCCGCCGTGGAGGCGGCCCTGCGCAGCCTGCCCGGTGTGGAAAACGTGCACCATCTCCATGTCTGGGGCATGAGCACCTCCCGCACAGCCCTCACCGCCCACCTGGGCCGCTCCAGCGCTGGCGGAGACGACGCCGATCTGCTGCAGCTGGCCCAGCAGCGGCTGGCCGACCTCGGCATCACCCACAGCACGCTCCAGATCGAGGCGCCAGGCCTCTGTTCCCAGGACCCGATCAGCCCTCCAGGGGGTTCCGGCTCGCCTTCTTGTCCTGCTCCAGAAGCTGCTCCACCAGGAGCTTGA